The following are from one region of the Vicugna pacos chromosome 9, VicPac4, whole genome shotgun sequence genome:
- the NRAS gene encoding GTPase NRas, giving the protein MTEYKLVVVGAGGVGKSALTIQLIQNHFVDEYDPTIEDSYRKQVVIDGETCLLDILDTAGQEEYSAMRDQYMRTGEGFLCVFAINNSKSFADINLYREQIKRVKDSDDVPMVLVGNKCDLPTRTVDTKQAHELAKSYGIPFIETSAKTRQGVEDAFYTLVREIRQYRMKKLNSSDDGTQGCMGLPCVVM; this is encoded by the exons ATGACTGAGTACAAACTGGTGGTGGTTGGAgcaggtggtgttgggaaaagcGCACTGACAATCCAGCTAATCCAGAACCACTTTGTAGATGAATATGATCCCACCATAGAG GATTCTTACCGAAAACAAGTGGTTATAGATGGTGAAACCTGTCTGTTGGACATACTGGATACAGCTGGACAAGAGGAGTACAGTGCCATGAGAGACCAATACATGAGGACAGGCGAAGGCTTCCTTTGTGTATTTGCCATCAATAATAGCAaatcatttgcagatattaaccTCTACAG GGAACAGATTAAACGAGTAAAAGACTCAGATGATGTACCTATGGTGCTAGTAGGAAACAAGTGTGATTTGCCAACAAGGACAGTTGACACAAAACAAGCCCATGAACTGGCCAAGAGTTATGGGATTCCATTCATCGAAACCTCAGCCAAGACCAGACAG ggTGTTGAAGATGCCTTTTATACACTGGTAAGAGAAATACGTCAGTACCGAATGAAAAAACTCAACAGCAGTGATGATGGAACTCAAGGTTGTATGGGGTTGCCGTGTGTGGTGATGTAA